One genomic window of Daphnia pulex isolate KAP4 chromosome 10, ASM2113471v1 includes the following:
- the LOC124204965 gene encoding eukaryotic translation initiation factor 3 subunit B-like, whose amino-acid sequence MARRKENDRAQQNNDDSDSNPNDELEDEPNFDDPEGYEDDISEEDLIGDLIRQRPKETDGVESIVVIDGVPQVGTERIEKLQNVLRKLFQKFGKITNEYYPLNADGSTKGHVFIEYSNANEALEVLKGTNGYKFDKNHTFTVNLLTDFEKYNDILDKWENPIPQPFKEQGCLQYYLLDQDACDQFSVVYEQGDKVAVYLNTQPEPSLLEERPRWTETLVRWSPLGTYLATFHAKGIALWGGEKFQQIVRFSHPGVQFIDFSPCEKYLVSFSPLADSRATDEPQAIIIWDVLSGLKRRAFNADKSQALPIFKWSHDDKYFARMGIDMLSVYETPSFGLLDKKSIKVQGIRDFAWSPTDNTIAYWVGEEKDTPARVTLLELPSRNEVRVKNLFSVADCKMYWQKSGDYLCVKVDRYAKLRKDKSDIKYSGIYYNLEVFHMREKQIPVDSVEIKETIQAFAWEPVGTKFAVIHGEPPSTSVSFFEVKTGQTPTMVKKYERKPCNQLYWAPSGQFIVLAGLRAMSGTLEFVDTHDFTVMNTGEHFMATDVEWDPTGRYVATAVSWWGHKVDNAYWLWSFQGRILKRVALDKFCQLQWRPRPPSLLPAQQIKDIKKSLKKFSAQFEVKDRLKMTKASKELVEKRRKLMQEYEDLRKQKQEDYDAQRRRRIELRNNVDTDETEGRGGELEEETVEFFIKEETTFIDE is encoded by the exons atggctcgacgaaaagaaaatgatcgaGCTCAGCAAAATAACGATGACTCGGATTCTAACCCAAACGATGAATTAGAAGACGAGCCCAACTTCGATGATCCGGAAGGTTATGAGGACGATATTTCTGAAGAAG ATCTTATAGGTGACCTCATCAGGCAGCGTCCGAAAGAAACCGACGGAGTCGAATCAATTGTTGTTATTGACGGTGTTCCTCAGGTTGGTACTGAGAGGATagaaaaacttcaaaatgTCCTGAGAAAACTATTccaaaagtttggaaaaataacTAATGAATATTATCCTCTTAATGCTGATGGATCAACTAAAGG CCATGTTTTCATAGAGTACTCAAATGCCAATGAAGCATTGGAAGTTCTTAAAGGAACTAATGGTTACAAGTTCGACAAAAATCACACCTTCACTGTGAACTTACTTACTGACTTCGAAAAATATAATGACATTCTTGATAAGTGGGAAAATCCAATTCCTCAGCCGTTTAAGGAGCAAGGATGCCTTCAATACTATCTTCTTGATCAAGACGCTTGTGACCAATTCTCAGTTGTGTATGAGCAGGGAGACAAAGTTGCTGTTTATTTGAACACTCAACCTGAACCCTCTCTGCTGGAAGAAAGACCT AGATGGACTGAGACTCTAGTGCGGTGGTCACCTCTTGGCACCTATCTAGCCACTTTCCATGCAAAGGGTATAGCTCTTTGGGGTGGTGAAAAGTTTCAACAAATTGTGCGCTTCAGTCATCCAGGAGTGCAATTCATTGACTTCTCACCATGTGAGAAGTATTTAGTATCTTTTAGTCCACTGGCTGATTCAAGAGCAACTGATGAACCACAAGCCATCATCATTTGGGACGTGTTGAGCGGTCTTAAGCGACGAGCTTTTAATGCCGATAAATCTCAAGCCCTGCCCATTTTTAAGTGGTCGCATGATGACAAGTATTTCGCTAGGATGGGAATCGACATGCTTTCTGTTTATGAAACCCCATCATTTGGCCTTTTAGACAAGAAGTCGATCAAA GTTCAAGGAATTCGAGATTTTGCCTGGAGCCCAACAGACAATACGATTGCTTATTGGGTCGGAGAGGAGAAAGATACTCCTGCTCGCGTCACACTTCTTGAGTTGCCAAGTCGCAATGAAGTGCGagtcaaaaatttgtttagcgTTGCCGACTGTAAAATGTATTGGCAAAAATCAGGTGACTATTTGTGTGTGAAAGTCGACCGCTATGCCAAATTAAGGAAAGATAAGTCCGATATCAAATACAG CGGTATCTACTACAATTTGGAAGTTTTCCACAtgcgagaaaaacaaattccagtCGACTCGGTAGAAATCAAGGAAACCATTCAAGCTTTTGCGTGGGAGCCAGTTGGTACTAAGTTTGCCGTCATCCACGGTGAGCCACCGAGTActtctgtttctttcttcgaaGTTAAAACTGGACAAACGCCTACGATGGTTAAAAAATACGAACGTAAACCTTGCAACCAGTTGTACTGGGCCCCTTCTG GCCAGTTCATTGTGTTAGCCGGCCTACGTGCCATGTCTGGCACATTGGAATTTGTCGACACCCATGATTTTACCGTCATGAATACGGGCGAACACTTCATGGCTACTGATGTGGAGTGGGATCCAACCGGTCGGTATGTCGCAACTGCTGTTTCCTGGTGGGGTCACAAG GTCGATAATGCCTACTGGTTGTGGTCCTTCCAAGGACGCATTCTCAAACGCGTAGCACTAGACAAATTCTGTCAGCTGCAATGGAGACCTCGACCACCTTCATTACTTCCAGCCCAACAAATAAAGGACATTAAGAAGTCTTTGAAGAAATTTAGTGCCCAATTCGAAGTGAAGGATCGATTGAAAATGACTAAAGCTTccaaa GAATTGGTAGAAAAACGCCGCAAACTGATGCAAGAATATGAAGACTTGCGTAAGCAGAAGCAAGAGGACTATGACGCTCAACGTCGCCGTCGTATCGAATTGCGCAACA ACGTGGATACGGATGAAACTGAAGGCCGTGGAGGGGAATTAGAAGAGGAGACAGTCGAGTTTTTCATTAAAGAGGAGACGACATTCATCGACGAGTAA